One Telluria mixta DNA window includes the following coding sequences:
- a CDS encoding M13 family metallopeptidase, whose product MRLSLRLAVCAVLAGCAAIATAQTPAERPATSFPYTPGLDVNSMDRNADPCVDFYQYACGGWIKNNPIPADQARWSVYGKLALDNRRYLWGILEDLARRQDGRNANQQKIGDYFGACMDEKAIEARGAAPLTPYFDEIAKIQSNRDLPRVLARLQLALADPGLFFGFSSSQDFADSSRVIAFAVAGGLGLPDRDSYFKTDARSKEIRAKYVAHIANTFKLLGDAPAVAQRNAARVMQMETTLAKASLSTVDKRDPYKLFHKVDAKGLQALTPGFDWHAYLDELGEGSLGTFNVTEPAFFKALGKMWKTNGPEATRTYLRWHVARNLSPVLASNFDNEHFDFFSRTLRGVQQQQPRWKRCVALVDHQLGEALGQEFVGRAFSPELKDKALHMTRQIEDAMKKDIDELDWMSAETKQQAQKKLAAIVNKIGYPDKWRDYGAYVVKAGDFAGNVERGNRFEARRQLAKIGKPLDRTEWGMTPPTVNAYFDPQMNDINFPAGVLQPPLFDPKMDDAPNYGNTGGTIGHELTHAFDDEGRQFDVNGNLKDWWTKKDAKAFEERAQCIVDQYAQYTVVDDIKINSKLTLGEDVADLGGLILGWMAWQAEIAAMPQKAQPQPLRDGLTPEQRFFVGYAQWACENDRPENLRVSAMTDPHSPGRYRVNGLMVNMPQFQQAFQCKAGQPMVKEKRCRVW is encoded by the coding sequence ATGCGATTGTCTCTTCGTCTTGCCGTCTGCGCCGTCCTGGCCGGATGCGCCGCCATCGCCACCGCCCAGACGCCGGCCGAGCGTCCTGCCACGTCGTTCCCGTACACGCCGGGCCTGGACGTAAACTCGATGGACCGCAACGCCGACCCCTGCGTCGACTTTTACCAGTACGCGTGCGGCGGCTGGATCAAGAACAATCCGATCCCGGCCGACCAGGCGCGCTGGTCGGTGTACGGCAAGCTGGCGCTGGACAATCGCCGCTACCTGTGGGGCATCCTCGAAGACCTCGCGCGGCGCCAGGACGGCCGTAACGCCAACCAGCAAAAGATCGGCGATTACTTCGGCGCCTGCATGGACGAGAAGGCCATCGAAGCGCGCGGCGCCGCGCCGCTGACGCCGTACTTCGACGAGATCGCGAAGATCCAGTCGAACCGCGACCTGCCGCGCGTGCTCGCGCGCCTGCAACTGGCGCTCGCGGATCCCGGCCTGTTCTTCGGCTTCTCGTCGAGCCAGGATTTCGCGGATTCCTCGCGCGTGATCGCATTCGCCGTCGCGGGCGGCCTGGGCCTGCCGGACCGCGATTCGTACTTCAAGACGGACGCCAGGTCGAAGGAGATCCGCGCCAAATACGTCGCGCACATCGCGAACACGTTCAAGCTGCTGGGCGATGCGCCGGCCGTGGCGCAGCGCAACGCGGCACGCGTGATGCAGATGGAGACGACGCTGGCGAAGGCGTCGCTGTCGACCGTCGACAAGCGCGACCCGTATAAACTGTTCCACAAGGTCGATGCGAAGGGCCTGCAGGCGTTGACGCCGGGCTTCGACTGGCACGCTTACCTCGATGAGCTGGGCGAGGGCAGCCTGGGCACGTTCAACGTCACCGAACCCGCGTTCTTCAAGGCGCTCGGCAAGATGTGGAAGACGAACGGCCCGGAGGCCACCCGCACGTATCTGCGCTGGCACGTGGCGCGCAACCTGTCGCCGGTGCTGGCGTCGAACTTCGACAACGAGCACTTCGATTTCTTCAGCAGGACGCTGCGCGGCGTGCAGCAGCAGCAACCGCGCTGGAAGCGCTGCGTGGCGCTCGTCGACCATCAGCTGGGCGAAGCGCTGGGGCAGGAATTCGTTGGCCGCGCGTTCTCGCCCGAGCTGAAGGACAAGGCGCTGCACATGACGCGCCAGATCGAGGACGCGATGAAGAAGGATATCGACGAGCTCGACTGGATGAGCGCGGAGACGAAGCAGCAGGCGCAGAAAAAACTGGCCGCCATCGTCAACAAGATCGGCTACCCGGACAAGTGGCGCGACTACGGCGCCTACGTCGTCAAGGCGGGCGACTTCGCCGGCAACGTCGAGCGCGGCAACCGGTTCGAGGCACGCCGTCAGCTGGCCAAGATCGGCAAGCCGCTCGACCGCACCGAGTGGGGCATGACGCCGCCGACGGTGAACGCCTACTTCGATCCGCAGATGAACGACATCAACTTCCCGGCCGGCGTGCTGCAGCCGCCGCTGTTCGATCCGAAGATGGATGACGCGCCCAATTACGGCAACACGGGCGGCACCATCGGCCACGAACTGACCCACGCGTTCGACGACGAAGGCCGCCAGTTCGACGTCAACGGCAACCTGAAGGACTGGTGGACGAAGAAGGATGCCAAGGCGTTCGAGGAGCGCGCCCAGTGCATCGTCGACCAGTACGCGCAGTACACGGTCGTGGACGACATCAAGATCAACAGCAAGCTGACGCTGGGCGAGGACGTCGCCGACCTGGGTGGCCTGATCCTCGGCTGGATGGCGTGGCAGGCGGAGATAGCGGCGATGCCGCAGAAGGCGCAACCTCAGCCGTTGCGTGACGGCCTGACGCCCGAACAGCGTTTCTTCGTCGGCTACGCGCAGTGGGCCTGCGAAAACGATCGCCCGGAAAACCTGCGCGTGAGCGCGATGACGGACCCGCACTCGCCCGGGCGTTATCGCGTCAACGGGTTGATGGTGAACATGCCGCAGTTCCAGCAGGCGTTCCAGTGCAAGGCGGGGCAGCCGATGGTGAAGGAAAAGCGCTGCAGGGTGTGGTGA
- a CDS encoding SRPBCC family protein, whose translation MLNRVVTVAALAVGGMMLSKKLKGNKSGMGSSIIETIEVNVPVRTAYNQWTQFEDFPQFMGSVHEIRQLDDKRLHWKANVAGEEKEWDAEITEQIPDKRIAWRSTSGVPNGGVVTFHKISDDVTRITLQMDYEPEGPIEKIGDALGAVRLEARGNLQKFKDMLEKRGKETGAWRGSISQH comes from the coding sequence ATGCTGAACCGTGTAGTGACGGTCGCCGCGCTGGCCGTCGGCGGCATGATGCTGTCCAAAAAACTCAAAGGCAATAAATCGGGCATGGGCTCGTCGATCATCGAAACCATCGAGGTCAACGTTCCCGTGCGTACCGCCTACAACCAATGGACCCAGTTCGAGGACTTCCCGCAATTCATGGGCAGCGTCCATGAAATCCGCCAGCTGGACGACAAGCGCCTGCACTGGAAGGCCAACGTGGCCGGCGAGGAAAAGGAATGGGATGCCGAGATCACGGAACAGATCCCGGACAAGCGCATCGCCTGGCGCAGCACGAGCGGCGTGCCGAACGGTGGCGTGGTGACCTTCCATAAGATCTCGGACGACGTCACCCGCATCACCCTGCAGATGGATTACGAACCGGAAGGCCCGATCGAGAAGATCGGCGACGCCCTTGGCGCCGTCCGCCTGGAAGCCCGCGGCAACCTGCAGAAGTTCAAGGACATGCTCGAGAAGCGCGGCAAGGAAACAGGCGCGTGGCGCGGCAGCATCTCGCAGCACTGA
- a CDS encoding DUF2782 domain-containing protein, translating into MPRTPIRLATLALFLTCQAGLAVAQQQATQPTPSPAPPKLDRIEPGSDVPATTIPPKRGTQIKETRDGGQVTEVEVTTPGGSHYYMKPNTQPGNAQTNSIRAPQWKVGEFDLSGKRKAMSESGTNAPTTADAPPPPPMPATAEPEKK; encoded by the coding sequence ATGCCGCGCACCCCTATCCGCCTCGCCACTCTCGCGCTGTTCCTGACTTGCCAGGCAGGATTGGCCGTGGCCCAGCAGCAGGCCACGCAGCCGACCCCGAGCCCGGCACCGCCGAAACTCGACCGTATCGAGCCGGGCAGCGACGTTCCCGCGACCACGATCCCGCCGAAGCGCGGCACCCAGATCAAGGAAACGCGCGACGGCGGCCAGGTCACCGAAGTCGAAGTCACCACGCCCGGTGGCAGCCATTACTACATGAAACCGAACACCCAGCCCGGCAACGCGCAGACGAATTCGATCCGCGCGCCGCAGTGGAAGGTGGGTGAGTTCGACCTGTCGGGCAAGCGGAAAGCCATGAGCGAATCCGGTACCAACGCCCCGACGACGGCCGACGCGCCGCCTCCTCCTCCCATGCCGGCTACCGCCGAGCCTGAGAAGAAGTAA
- a CDS encoding homoserine kinase has product MAVFTPVTLDDLSQWIKQFPLGKALALKGIASGIENSNFFLTTERGEYVLTIFENLSFEQLPFYVQLMRHLAERGIPVPAPVANDAGELVVALHGKPAAIVSKLDGSSQMDPQPVHCAEVGTVLARMHLAGRDFPLQQPNLRGLDWWIETVPKVLAYLDADTAALLHSELAFQRDFAAGTTYAQLERGPVHADLFRNNVMFVGERLSGCFDFYFAGCDTWLFDLAVTVNDWCIDLDNGRLDEARVLALTRAYHAVRPFTAADQAAWLPMLRAAALRFWLSRLYDYYRPREAEMLTPHDPTHFERVLRERIALGAPDLTA; this is encoded by the coding sequence ATGGCAGTCTTCACCCCGGTCACGCTGGATGACCTCTCCCAGTGGATCAAGCAATTTCCTCTTGGCAAAGCACTCGCGCTGAAGGGCATCGCGAGCGGTATCGAAAACAGTAATTTCTTCCTGACGACGGAACGCGGCGAGTACGTTCTCACCATCTTCGAAAACCTCAGCTTCGAGCAACTGCCCTTCTATGTGCAGCTGATGCGCCACCTGGCCGAGCGCGGCATTCCCGTGCCGGCGCCCGTGGCGAACGACGCCGGCGAGCTCGTCGTGGCATTGCATGGCAAGCCGGCCGCCATCGTCAGCAAGCTCGACGGCAGCTCGCAGATGGACCCGCAACCGGTGCACTGCGCCGAAGTGGGCACGGTCCTGGCAAGGATGCACCTGGCCGGGCGCGACTTCCCGCTGCAGCAGCCGAACCTGCGCGGGCTGGACTGGTGGATCGAGACGGTGCCCAAGGTCCTGGCTTACCTCGACGCGGACACGGCTGCCCTGCTGCACTCCGAACTGGCGTTCCAGCGCGACTTCGCGGCCGGCACGACGTATGCGCAACTCGAGCGCGGCCCCGTCCACGCCGACCTGTTCCGCAACAACGTGATGTTCGTCGGCGAACGCCTGTCCGGCTGCTTCGACTTTTATTTCGCCGGCTGCGACACGTGGCTGTTCGACCTGGCCGTCACCGTCAACGACTGGTGCATCGACCTGGACAACGGCCGCCTCGACGAGGCGCGCGTACTGGCCCTGACGCGCGCCTACCACGCGGTCCGTCCGTTCACGGCGGCCGACCAGGCGGCATGGCTGCCCATGCTGCGCGCAGCGGCGCTGCGCTTCTGGCTGTCGCGCCTGTATGATTACTACCGTCCGCGCGAAGCCGAAATGCTCACGCCGCACGATCCGACCCACTTCGAACGAGTCCTGCGCGAGCGCATCGCACTGGGCGCCCCTGACCTGACCGCATGA
- a CDS encoding hemerythrin domain-containing protein — protein MATKDDPTRSRTQDAFPVDNPVQALLRDHDLVRKLADAYRNTHSADVRKQAATQLLQAIHMHSRLEEGIFYPGVRRVDPNLIARFEEDHLAVDDLLATLQGMSMDEARTEPLVRELIDVVLSHIRQEEEQLFPELKQAALDLTSIGLEMQAFEANLVHMQAQLSDQASRR, from the coding sequence ATGGCAACGAAAGACGACCCCACACGGTCGAGAACGCAGGACGCGTTCCCCGTCGACAATCCCGTCCAGGCCCTGCTGCGCGACCACGACCTCGTGCGCAAGCTCGCCGACGCCTACCGGAACACGCACAGCGCCGACGTCAGGAAGCAGGCGGCAACCCAGCTGCTCCAGGCGATCCACATGCACTCGCGCCTCGAGGAAGGCATCTTCTATCCCGGCGTGCGCCGGGTGGACCCGAACCTGATCGCCCGCTTCGAGGAAGACCACCTCGCCGTCGACGACCTGCTGGCCACGCTGCAAGGCATGTCGATGGACGAGGCCCGCACGGAGCCCCTGGTACGCGAACTCATCGATGTCGTCCTCAGCCATATCCGCCAGGAAGAAGAACAGCTGTTCCCCGAACTCAAGCAGGCGGCGCTCGACCTGACGTCGATCGGCCTGGAGATGCAGGCCTTTGAGGCCAATCTCGTGCACATGCAGGCGCAGCTGAGCGACCAGGCGTCGCGACGCTGA
- a CDS encoding UvrD-helicase domain-containing protein, with protein MNLLDNLNPEQLAAVTLPSQSALILAGAGSGKTRVLTTRIAWLIQTGQVSPAGIMAVTFTNKAAKEMLTRLSSMLPVNTRGMWIGTFHGLCNRLLRTHHRDAALPQTFQILDSQDQLSMIKRMLKALNVDDEKYPAKDLMYFINNAKDRGQRAGDVEAYDHVQKRMAELYDVYDQQCQREGVVDFAELLLRAYELLQRNHPLRQHYQMRFRHILVDEFQDTNDLQYNLLKLLAGHGEQRGGALFAVGDDDQSIYAFRGANVGNMQAFERDFEVKNLIKLEQNYRSHGNILDSANHLISNNAKRLGKNLRTDAGLGEPVRIYEASSDLEEAQWIIDEAKSLMAEGVSKSEIAVLYRSNAQSRVIEHALFAAGLPYTVYGGLRYFQRAEVKHAIAYLQLMDNPHNDSAFLRVVNFPTRGIGARSIEQLQMAAESYRVSLYAAVPYMTGKAGTALGNFVKLIESARFETQQLPLPEMVRVVLERSTLLAHYGNEKEGQERIENLQQMVGAATQFVQEEGFGTHAPAHLGPQAAAASGTAIVDGDGIDVLDADAPLATVMSPLSAFLAHASLEAGDAQAQAGQEAIQLMTVHSAKGLEFDAVFITGLEEGLFPHESSAREMDGVDEERRLMYVAITRARRRLYMSFTQQRMLHGQTRFNMKSRFFDELPEHALKWLTPRVQTNWFAGRKSTTAWDDATFREGGSDNHIAKQIAQKSTSGNGTGWRIGESVSHARFGEGVIVNIEGGAGSARAQINFGAAGMKVLDLSVAKLERIGR; from the coding sequence ATGAATCTCCTCGACAATCTGAACCCCGAACAACTGGCGGCCGTCACGCTGCCGTCCCAGAGCGCCCTCATTCTCGCCGGCGCCGGGTCCGGCAAGACGCGGGTGCTGACCACCCGCATCGCCTGGCTGATCCAGACCGGGCAGGTGTCCCCGGCCGGCATCATGGCCGTGACGTTTACGAACAAGGCCGCGAAGGAGATGCTCACGCGCCTCTCGTCGATGCTGCCGGTAAACACGCGCGGCATGTGGATCGGCACGTTCCACGGCCTGTGCAACCGCCTGCTGCGCACGCACCACCGCGACGCCGCGCTGCCGCAGACGTTCCAGATCCTCGACTCGCAAGACCAGCTGTCGATGATCAAGCGCATGCTGAAAGCGCTGAACGTGGACGACGAGAAGTACCCGGCCAAGGACCTGATGTACTTCATCAACAACGCCAAGGACCGGGGCCAGCGCGCGGGCGACGTCGAGGCATACGACCACGTGCAGAAGCGCATGGCCGAGCTGTACGACGTGTACGACCAGCAATGCCAGCGCGAAGGCGTCGTCGATTTCGCCGAGCTGCTGCTGCGCGCTTATGAGCTGCTGCAGCGCAATCACCCGCTGCGCCAGCATTACCAGATGCGCTTCCGTCACATCCTCGTCGACGAGTTCCAGGACACCAACGACCTGCAATACAACCTGCTGAAACTGCTGGCCGGCCACGGCGAGCAGCGCGGCGGCGCGCTGTTCGCTGTCGGCGACGACGACCAAAGCATCTACGCGTTCCGCGGTGCGAACGTGGGCAACATGCAGGCATTCGAGCGCGACTTCGAAGTCAAGAACCTCATCAAGCTGGAGCAGAACTACCGCTCGCACGGCAACATCCTCGACAGCGCGAACCACCTCATCTCGAACAATGCGAAACGCCTCGGCAAGAACCTGCGCACGGACGCGGGACTGGGCGAGCCGGTGCGCATCTACGAAGCGTCGTCCGACCTGGAAGAGGCGCAGTGGATCATCGACGAAGCGAAGAGCCTGATGGCGGAAGGCGTGTCGAAAAGCGAGATCGCCGTGCTGTACCGTTCCAACGCGCAAAGCCGCGTGATCGAGCATGCGCTGTTCGCGGCCGGCCTGCCGTACACCGTGTACGGTGGCCTGCGCTACTTCCAGCGCGCCGAGGTCAAGCACGCCATCGCCTACCTGCAGTTGATGGACAATCCGCACAACGATTCCGCGTTCCTGCGCGTCGTGAATTTTCCGACGCGCGGCATCGGCGCCCGCTCGATCGAGCAATTGCAGATGGCGGCCGAATCGTACCGCGTGTCGCTGTACGCGGCCGTGCCTTACATGACGGGCAAGGCTGGCACGGCGCTCGGCAACTTCGTCAAGCTGATCGAGAGCGCGCGCTTCGAGACCCAGCAGCTGCCGCTGCCGGAAATGGTGCGCGTCGTGCTCGAGCGCAGCACGCTGCTCGCGCACTACGGTAACGAGAAAGAGGGCCAGGAACGCATCGAGAACTTGCAGCAGATGGTCGGTGCGGCCACGCAGTTCGTGCAGGAAGAAGGTTTCGGTACGCATGCGCCGGCTCACCTCGGCCCGCAGGCGGCCGCGGCGAGCGGCACGGCGATCGTGGACGGGGACGGCATCGACGTGCTCGACGCGGATGCGCCGCTGGCCACCGTGATGTCGCCGCTGTCCGCCTTCCTCGCGCACGCGTCGCTGGAAGCGGGCGACGCCCAGGCGCAGGCCGGGCAGGAAGCGATCCAGCTGATGACCGTGCACTCCGCGAAAGGCCTGGAATTCGACGCCGTATTCATCACGGGCCTGGAAGAGGGGCTGTTCCCGCACGAGAGCAGCGCGCGCGAGATGGATGGCGTCGACGAGGAACGCCGCCTGATGTACGTGGCGATCACGCGCGCGCGCCGGCGCCTGTACATGAGCTTTACCCAGCAGCGCATGCTGCATGGCCAGACGCGTTTCAACATGAAGTCGCGCTTCTTCGATGAGCTGCCGGAACACGCGCTGAAATGGCTGACGCCGCGCGTACAGACGAACTGGTTCGCCGGCCGCAAGTCGACGACGGCATGGGACGATGCTACGTTCCGCGAAGGCGGCAGCGATAACCACATCGCCAAGCAGATCGCGCAGAAGTCGACCAGCGGCAACGGCACCGGCTGGCGCATCGGCGAATCCGTGAGTCACGCGCGCTTCGGCGAAGGCGTGATCGTCAATATCGAGGGCGGCGCGGGCAGTGCGCGCGCGCAGATCAATTTTGGCGCGGCGGGGATGAAGGTGCTCGACCTGTCGGTGGCCAAGCTGGAGCGCATCGGCCGCTGA
- a CDS encoding BPSS1780 family membrane protein, which produces MNDLPARTGWEWLKQGIGLFRKQPAALTTLLFANILFSIGLSAVPILGSVLAVVLIPSFTMAFMQACLMIENGDRVTPAVLLTGFRRPALAALCKLGLVYLGVSLLMMVITRLAIPPEVIMQMMPRPDAKTPPTIQTSHMLALFGVFLLDVAVLVTLCFAAPLTYWKHMGPGKATFYSFFAVIRTARPFLVLLAAWFGIFFGICILAALVFGDAALGRVVLMWLIFLFMLLLQCAMYAGYRTIFGKPADKAPQPA; this is translated from the coding sequence ATGAACGATTTACCCGCACGTACCGGATGGGAGTGGCTGAAACAAGGCATCGGCCTGTTCCGCAAACAGCCTGCCGCCCTGACGACGCTCCTCTTCGCCAATATCCTGTTCAGCATCGGCCTGTCGGCCGTGCCGATCCTGGGTTCGGTACTTGCGGTCGTATTGATTCCATCGTTCACGATGGCCTTCATGCAGGCCTGCCTGATGATCGAGAACGGCGACCGGGTCACCCCGGCCGTGCTGCTGACGGGCTTCCGCCGGCCGGCACTGGCCGCGCTGTGCAAGCTGGGACTCGTCTACCTGGGCGTGTCGCTGCTGATGATGGTGATCACGCGCCTGGCGATTCCGCCCGAGGTGATCATGCAGATGATGCCGCGGCCGGACGCCAAGACGCCGCCGACGATCCAGACGTCGCACATGCTGGCCCTGTTCGGCGTCTTCTTGCTGGACGTGGCCGTGCTGGTGACGCTGTGCTTCGCCGCCCCGCTCACCTACTGGAAGCACATGGGGCCGGGCAAGGCCACGTTCTACAGCTTCTTTGCCGTCATCCGCACGGCACGCCCGTTCCTCGTGCTGCTGGCGGCGTGGTTCGGCATCTTTTTCGGCATATGCATCCTGGCCGCGCTGGTGTTCGGCGACGCGGCGCTGGGCCGCGTCGTGCTGATGTGGCTGATCTTCCTGTTCATGCTGCTGCTGCAGTGCGCGATGTATGCCGGCTACCGTACCATCTTCGGCAAGCCGGCCGACAAGGCGCCACAGCCGGCTTGA
- the polA gene encoding DNA polymerase I: protein MDNTLLLVDGSSYLYRAFHALPDLRSPDGYPTGAMHGMVNMLRRLRADFPAAYIACVFDAKGKTFRDDLYPEYKATRASMPEDLAKQIEPIHEVVRHMGWPILMVDGVEADDVIGTLAAQATARGLKTVVSTGDKDLAQLVNDKVMLINTMSNEKLDVDGVLAKFGVAPNRIIDYLTLIGDTVDNVPGVTKCGPKTAVKWLTLHGSLDGVIENAHSITGAVGENLRAALEWLPKGRELITVKTDCDLAGHIVSIEETLIGRPEDKDALRDFFQRYGFKTMLREIGPGNAAKYGAPGAPAPAMNSPEGAAGTQPGMPIIKGEYETVTTNEQFERWLALIDKAELTSVDTETTSLDPMTAEMVGISLSVEAGKGAYIPLAHRYAGVPEQLNREEVLERMKPWLENPDKPKLGQNLKYDSHIFENHGVKLRGIVHDTLLQSYVFESHKPHDMDTMALRHLGYTTIPFVDVCGKGVNQICFDQVELGRATEYAAEDSDITLRLHQAMIGHVESDEGLDFIYRKVELPTSVVLQKIERNGVLVDADKLAAQSNELAARIMELEQQAYELAGGPFNLGSPKQIGEIFFGKLQLPVIKKTATGAPSTDEEVLQKLAEDYPLPKILLEHRGLSKLKSTYTDKLPKMVNPKTGRVHTNYAQAVAITGRLASNDPNLQNIPVRTSEGRRIREAFVAPAGSVIVSADYSQIELRIMAHISEDEAMLRAFAAGEDIHRATAAEIFGVPPEEVQSEQRRYAKVINFGLIYGMSAFGLAQNLGIERGAASNYIERYFQRFAGVKRYMDETRLLAKERGYVETVFGRRLWLPEINSPNGPRRAGAERAAINAPMQGTAADLIKLAMIAVQDWLEKDGLRTRMVMQVHDELVLEVPQDELELVKQKLPELMGGVATLKVPLVAETGVGTNWEEAH from the coding sequence ATGGACAATACCCTGCTTCTCGTCGACGGTTCCAGCTATCTCTATCGCGCCTTTCACGCGCTGCCCGACTTGCGCAGCCCGGACGGCTACCCGACCGGCGCGATGCACGGCATGGTCAACATGCTGCGCCGCCTGCGCGCGGACTTCCCGGCCGCGTACATCGCCTGCGTGTTCGACGCCAAGGGCAAGACCTTCCGCGACGACCTGTACCCGGAATACAAGGCGACGCGCGCGTCGATGCCGGAAGACCTGGCCAAGCAGATCGAGCCGATCCACGAAGTCGTGCGCCACATGGGGTGGCCGATCCTGATGGTGGATGGCGTCGAAGCGGACGACGTCATCGGCACGCTCGCGGCGCAGGCGACGGCGCGCGGCCTGAAGACCGTCGTCTCGACGGGTGACAAGGACCTCGCCCAGCTCGTGAACGACAAGGTCATGCTGATCAATACGATGAGCAACGAAAAGCTCGACGTGGATGGCGTGCTGGCCAAGTTCGGCGTGGCGCCGAACCGCATCATCGACTACCTGACCCTGATCGGCGATACCGTCGACAACGTCCCCGGCGTGACCAAGTGCGGCCCGAAGACGGCCGTCAAATGGCTGACCCTGCACGGCTCGCTGGACGGCGTCATCGAGAACGCCCACAGTATCACGGGCGCCGTCGGCGAAAACCTGCGCGCCGCCCTGGAATGGCTGCCGAAGGGCCGCGAACTGATCACCGTGAAGACGGACTGCGACCTCGCGGGCCATATCGTGTCGATCGAGGAAACCCTCATCGGCCGGCCCGAGGACAAGGACGCGCTGCGCGACTTTTTCCAGCGCTACGGCTTTAAAACGATGCTGCGCGAAATCGGTCCCGGCAACGCGGCCAAGTACGGCGCCCCGGGCGCGCCGGCACCGGCGATGAATTCGCCGGAAGGGGCGGCGGGCACGCAGCCCGGCATGCCGATCATCAAGGGCGAATACGAGACCGTCACGACGAACGAACAGTTCGAGCGCTGGCTGGCGCTGATCGATAAGGCCGAGCTGACGTCGGTCGACACGGAGACGACGTCGCTCGATCCGATGACGGCGGAAATGGTCGGCATCTCGCTGTCGGTGGAGGCGGGCAAGGGCGCGTACATTCCGCTCGCGCACCGCTACGCCGGCGTGCCGGAGCAGCTGAACCGCGAGGAAGTCCTCGAGCGCATGAAGCCATGGCTGGAAAACCCGGACAAGCCCAAGCTGGGCCAGAACCTGAAATACGACAGCCACATCTTCGAAAACCACGGGGTGAAACTGCGTGGCATCGTGCACGACACCCTGCTGCAGTCGTACGTGTTCGAATCGCACAAGCCGCACGACATGGACACGATGGCGCTGCGCCACCTGGGCTACACGACCATTCCCTTCGTCGACGTGTGCGGCAAGGGCGTGAACCAGATCTGCTTCGACCAGGTGGAACTGGGCCGCGCGACCGAGTACGCGGCCGAGGATTCCGACATCACCCTGCGCCTGCACCAGGCGATGATCGGCCACGTGGAAAGCGACGAAGGCCTCGATTTCATCTACCGCAAGGTCGAGCTGCCGACGTCCGTCGTGCTGCAGAAGATCGAGCGCAACGGCGTGCTGGTCGACGCGGATAAACTGGCGGCGCAGTCGAACGAACTGGCCGCGCGCATCATGGAACTGGAGCAGCAGGCGTATGAACTGGCCGGCGGCCCGTTCAACCTCGGCTCGCCCAAGCAGATCGGCGAGATCTTCTTCGGCAAGCTGCAGCTGCCGGTGATTAAAAAGACCGCGACCGGTGCGCCGTCCACGGACGAAGAGGTGCTGCAAAAGCTGGCGGAAGATTATCCGCTGCCGAAGATCCTGCTGGAGCACCGCGGACTCTCCAAACTGAAGTCGACGTACACCGACAAGCTGCCGAAGATGGTCAACCCGAAGACGGGCCGCGTGCACACGAACTACGCGCAGGCCGTCGCCATCACGGGCCGCCTGGCGTCGAACGATCCGAACCTGCAGAACATCCCCGTGCGCACGAGCGAAGGCCGGCGCATCCGCGAAGCGTTCGTCGCGCCGGCGGGCAGCGTGATCGTGTCGGCCGACTATTCGCAGATCGAGCTGCGCATCATGGCCCACATCTCGGAAGACGAGGCGATGCTGCGCGCGTTCGCGGCCGGCGAGGACATCCACCGCGCCACCGCCGCCGAGATCTTCGGCGTGCCGCCGGAAGAGGTGCAGAGCGAGCAGCGGCGCTACGCGAAGGTCATCAACTTCGGCCTCATCTACGGCATGAGCGCGTTCGGCCTCGCGCAGAACCTGGGCATCGAACGGGGCGCGGCCAGCAACTACATCGAGCGCTACTTCCAGCGCTTCGCGGGCGTCAAGCGCTACATGGACGAGACCCGCCTGCTCGCGAAGGAGCGGGGCTATGTCGAGACGGTATTCGGCCGCCGCCTGTGGCTCCCCGAGATCAACTCGCCGAACGGCCCGCGCCGCGCCGGCGCCGAACGCGCCGCGATCAATGCGCCGATGCAGGGCACGGCGGCGGACCTGATCAAGCTGGCGATGATCGCCGTGCAGGACTGGCTCGAGAAGGATGGTCTGCGCACCCGCATGGTGATGCAGGTGCACGACGAACTGGTGCTGGAAGTGCCGCAGGACGAGCTGGAACTCGTCAAGCAGAAGCTGCCGGAACTGATGGGTGGCGTGGCCACGCTGAAGGTGCCGCTGGTGGCCGAAACCGGGGTTGGGACGAACTGGGAGGAAGCTCACTGA